One Trachemys scripta elegans isolate TJP31775 chromosome 4, CAS_Tse_1.0, whole genome shotgun sequence genomic region harbors:
- the NGF gene encoding beta-nerve growth factor: MSMLYYTLIIAFLLGIQAAPKSEDNAPWGFPAGPTIPNIHRTKANHVPKAAQHTANHHLAGKVDSREAGQATNITVNPKLFRKRRFRSPRVLFSTQPPPVLGDGQNMEYLGSADSLNRTIRTKRTAHPVLHRGEFSVCDSVSMWVGDKTTATDIKGKEVTVLGEVNINNNVFKQYFFETKCRDPKPVSSGCRGIDAKHWNSYCTTTHTFVKALTMEGKQAAWRFIRIDTACVCVLSRKTVRP; encoded by the coding sequence ATGTCCATGCTGTACTACACTCTGATTATAGCTTTTTTGCTCGGCATACAGGCAGCACCAAAGTCAGAGGACAATGCTCCATGGGGGTTTCCTGCAGGACCCACCATTCCAAATATCCATCGGACTAAAGCAAATCACGTTCCCAAGGCAGCTCAACACACAGCCAATCATCACCTTGCTGGGAAGGTAGACAGCAGAGAAGCTGGACAGGCAACAAACATCACTGTCAATCCAAAGCTTTTCAGAAAGAGACGATTCCGGTCCCCTCGGGTTCTGTTCAGCACGCAGCCCCCTCCAGTGTTGGGGGATGGGCAGAACATGGAGTATCTGGGCAGTGCCGATTCTCTTAACAGGACTATTCGAACCAAGCGGACTGCTCACCCTGTGCTGCACCGGGGAGAATTCTCAGTTTGTGACAGTGTCAGCATGTGGGTTGGGGACAAAACCACAGCTACTGACATCAAAGGCAAAGAGGTGACAGTGCTGGGAGAGGTGaacattaacaacaatgttttCAAGCAGTACTTTTTCGAAACCAAATGCAGGGACCCTAAGCCAGTCTCCAGTGGGTGTCGGGGAATTGATGCTAAGCACTGGAATTCCTACTGCACCACCACGCACACCTTTGTCAAAGCACTGACAATGGAAGGCAAGCAAGCAGCCTGGAGATTTATCCGAATCGATACCGCATGTGTGTGCGTGCTCAGCCGGAAAACAGTGAGACCCTGA